CAAATATGAAtcgtaaatatttcattacacGTCTCATCCCATTCAAAACCCGTAACGACGTAATATGGCAGCTTGTGGGACCGGTATCTTAATTCTTCTGTATCGTTTTAGGAGTCAGCTACGACCTTGTTCTTGATTTTACCGAGACCTTCAATCTCGCTGTCGATAACATCACCTGCTTTAAGAAATTCGGCCGGCTTACGATGCATACCGACACCGGCTGGTGTTCCCGTCAGGATGACATCGCCCGGAAGAAGCGTAATGGACCTATGACGGTAAGGAAACGTTACATATGTATACAATCCGATACTGGGAACCGATTGAACTTACTGTGTAACCCGCTCAATGATATCGTCAATGCGGAAAATCAGCTCACTCGTGCTTCCGTTTTGCTTCTCCACTCCATTCACACTGCACTTGATCGCCAGCTGGTGAGGATCCTTTACCAGCGACTTGTGAACAGCGGCCGGTCCTAGGGGACAGAAGGTATCCATCGATTTACCGATCAGAAATTGTCCACCGTTGCGCAGCTTCTGCCAGTCGCGTGCCGAAATGTCCTGAGCCACCGTGTAACCGAACACATAATCCATTGCGTTCGCTTTGGTCACACTTTTGGCCTTCTTGCCAATGATGACAGCCAGCTCTACTTCCCAATCGATTTGCTACCGTTTGGAGAGAAATTATCGACTTAAATTAAACGTATCCACAAGAGGAAAGTAACTCCATTCGCTCTGGTCGCCTTACATCGGATATGCTGTGGGCGATCACGTTGTCATACGGGCCAACAACGGTCGTCGCATATTTGCTAAAGAACATCGGTTCCTTCGGAATCGGTTTGTTCTGTTCCTCGCAATGGCCACTATAGTTGAGACCGACGCACAGAATCTTCTGTGGGTTGGTGACGGGAGCAAGCAGTTCCACGCTGTCCACCTTAATCGGGCTTGCCTTAGAGACGGCCGCTTTCACTTCATCGAGCGAAACACCAGATCGGATGAACGTTATCAGGTCACCTTCATATCGTTCAGAAATGTCAGATACCTGCGTACCATCTTCCGATAAGACACCGAGCCGCTGCTTGTCTCCCGTGGCCGCTGTACGATACTGAACGAAACGCATTGCTTTAGAAGTGGATTGGGAGATAAATctgggaaaaaaatcacaatcacACATTAGATGTTGCTAATATGTACAAGAttcgaaaaacattttaccttCTTGAAGAACCGCTTTGTGCGTAATTCCAACTGGAACACTTGTTTCCCAAGGCAACACTGACGATGGTGCTTGACAGCCGTGAACTGGTACCAGCGCGTAAAGCAATGTTGGcgatcatcgtcatcgtcgcaAGTGACTTGTTCCAAAGTGCCGCGGCAGCTACACACGCACCAAAGCAACAGCGTCAAGTATTCAAACGAAGGAATTGATAATTTTAGGCAATCTCGTACGCTTATCTATTAGTACTGGTGGGGACAAGAAGATTCTAGTGGGGCCATATGTCACAGTGAAATGTTGGTCATGTGGTTGGGGGTTTTGGGGGTGATTAAAATGTTGGAGATGAATGAGCAAAAACAATTCGGTGCTAAATCTTACagtaatattttttggtaCAGTTTCTTCTGATGCTGGGGGGATGATTACCgcatcaaaacaaaccccaGTTGCTTACACGCACACCAGCAAAGTTTATGCAATTTATGAGAGGGGAAGTTATGTTGCACGTGTGAATGTATGTTGTTCACTTCGATGGCGCAAAAGCGGGCGCctggttgtgtgttgttttgaatttaGTATTGAACAGTGGAGCGAGccaatattttacttttacataGTTTAGATATGTTTTTACCATACAGAAAATGTAGTTAGCAAAACATGTATCTtcagaggaacaaaaaaaccttaaaaaagCATCTGGTGTCTTgtgcaattttaaaattcaacagGAAGTGCTCCACCATGTTCAAACGAATCCAAGCCGGCTTGGAAAGAGCTGTCAAAGTTGTCAttggttttgttattgttaatAACCGAGCGGTACATTGCTAAACAAACATAGGTCGCATAATGTTTAGAACGATTACACCTAAAATTGTGAGTAAAATATGcgaaatttcaataaacaacAGCAAGCAGAGTGGTAGATTTTTAATACGGCATGCCCACAGAGCTGCGGTATTACGAGAAGCAGGCAAACCGCTCGTACTGGAAACGGTAAAAAAGATCGAAAAGCTGAAAAGTGATGAGGTAATCAAAGGGCGTAATTGAGCTGAGCAATTTTTCCTGTTTTAATTACACAATACtaaacattttcatcattGTTTCAGGTACGAGTGAAGGTGCATTATTGTAGTTTGAATTCTACCGACGTTAAAATCATTGGCGGAAAACATGCAGAAATAAACGTTCCATTGCCGTTCATTCCCGGACATGAATTTTCCGGCGAAATCGTTGACATCGGAAAGGAAAATCCGCATCATTTCAACCGTGGCGACCGTGTGGTGGTTATGAACGATCTGCAGGATCCTAATGGAGGACTCATTTCGGAAGCGGTTGTCAAAAATCGAGACGTTTGGACGGTTCCACAGTCGGTGCCACTGCGCGAGATGGCTGTCTTACCGTACGGGCATGGAACCGCCCTGCTAACGTTCGCCTTGCACTGTAATCTGAAGGAAAACGATTTGATAATCATTACGGCAGGACCGGGCGGTATGGGCCTGGCGGCAATTGATTTGGCCGTTAGCGTGTACAAGGCAACGGTGATCGCAGTGTGCGACACGGAAAGCAGTTCCGATCTGGTGCGGGAAAAAGGAGCACACAAGGTAGTGAGCATGACGAAGAATAACTTTACGAAGCTTTACAAAAACGTGAAGGATGCGATGGGCGACAAGAAGGCGAAGGTTGCATACGATGCGGTGGGCAAAGGATTGCTTCACCTGCTTGCTGATTTGTAAGTTGTAACCGAATCCGAGAAGGGAATGTATtctaaaactatttttcttcttccttcttcaATTCAGTGTCGATCCTACGAACGGGCAGCTAATCTCAGTTGATCCATTTTTCAATGCCTCTAAATTCCCAACGGAACTGCCAGAATTTGAACGACCCAAGCGGAAGGAAAAGGACGAGAAACCGGAAGAGGTGGAAGGAAAAGCTAAACTTATCAAAAACGTACGACATTTCGATCTGTACGAGTATCCCGATGTGGACACGTACCGGCAGATGATATCGGACACGATCGAGATGCGGTCGGAGGGTATGATAGCGGGACATATTAGTAAAATCTTTCCGCTAGCTAAAATTCATCAAGCGATTGAGTTTGTGCAGCAGAAACAGTGCACCGGCAAGGTGTTAATTGATGTACAGTGTCCGGATGAAGATGATTGCGCTGATGCTAAAGAGAAGAAAGCGAAGAGCAAACAAGAAggaggagagaagaaaaaatcgaagGATTAGGTAGCATTTGCTTAAGCGGAAGGTTTTTGGTTAATGAGCATTTCGTCGTTATTACGCAGCATGGGTGGATATGCTGTAGCTTAAATGTTTAGTGTGTACGCTGtataatttaatcattttcattgtattttttgtcATCATTCATGTCACACGCTTTCGTTTATGAGTTTTCGCACCATTTGGGAATTTAGTTTACGGTTATTTAACAACTTATCCCACATATTGTTAAGTACTTGAAGGAATAATTAAATAGTTTAACTTACCCTTTATTGAACTGTAACGAGGAAAGCAAGTAGAGACTTGAAAGAAATAGTCCGAACATCTGCCGTCTTTCTTACATACATTATGCATACATTCGGATGTAACATAAAAGGATATTCTAATTGCCTAAGCATCGTAATTAATTATGCCGCGATTATCATAGCTAATTATCAgtgtacaaacaaacaaacgaacgtcCTTCGGCTTATAAAGGCATACGACTCGATACGGTCGacccaaaagaagaaagatgGAGCTCAAAGAAGAATGGATCCTGCCGGACGCGGTATACGATAACCCGTTGCTTAAACGAACACTTCTCGGTTTAAAGTACTACGGGCTACTGTTGGGTCATTCCCAACCGTACAAGAAAGCGCACTGCTTCCGTGGCATGGTTTTTACCGTGTCCATGGTGCTGTTCAACTGCACACAGTACATCGATCTGTGGCAAGTTTGGGGATCGGTTTCGGACATGACAGCAAATGCGGCCACCACACTACTGTTTACGACCACCATCTTTCggattattttcttctactttcaCCGAGCACGTAAGTTTCGGAAGAAGGGATTGGAGCTTTAGAATGTTTAACTGTTCCGTTTCTTATTGCAGGATTTAATAGCATTATTCAAGCAGCACATGTCGGGATCGAGCGGATTCTTGGTGATGGTTGGGACGATGAGAAGGATATAGTGACGAGCAATGTTCGCTATCTTAACAGGCTTGCGGTAGTGTTTTGGTGTTGCGCTCTTGTAACGGCCAACATGATGTGTGTCTACTCGTTGGTGTTGTATCTGATGTACGAAGAGCCCACCGTTAATCTGGACGGTTTGATCTCGAATGATACTATACCCCAACAGCAGTATCCGACATCGATTCTACGCTCCTGGTATCCTGCCGCGGATGGGAAGgataaacattttctcgaGATCTATCTGATCCAGCTGTACATCATGTACGTGGGACAGCTGATCGTTCCCTCCTGGCACATGTTTATGGTTACGCTGATGATTTACGGCCGTACCGAGTGTAGTGTGCTTAATTATCGGCTTTGCTTTCTCGACCTTTACCATGCGCCCGGACCAGCAGATAAACCAAAAGCAAGCGTTCCCGAACATGTGGACAACGACGAACGTCGTTCGCTTATAATCGATTGCATCAAACGGCAGACAAATTTGGTTGCGTTCACACGCGAACTGGAGCAGCTAACGCGTGCAGCCGTTTTCTTAGACTTTGTCGTATTTTCCGTACTGCTGTGTGCGTTACTATTCGAAGCATCAATGACCACATCCGGCGTGCAGGTGTTTATTGATATCTGCTACATTACCACGATGACGGCCATTCTTTTTCTGTACTACTGGCACGCAAACGAGATACATGCATGCGTGAGTGTTCTTGCGtggccatttttcttttgttaagcTTACACATTTGGTTTCTTTCGGTTGGTTACAGGCCGATCAACTGTCGATGTCGGCGTACAAAAGTGATTGGTATCGGTACGATCATGGTACGAATCGGATGCTTCAAATATTTATCCTCTACAGCAATCGCCCTGTGAAAATGCAAGCTTTCTTTATTTCCATGTCGCTGGACACATTCTTGGCGGTAAGttcatgtcttttttttacagatacCGATACAATACTTATACTAATTGATCATTCGATTTAGATTCTGCGTGCATCGTACAGCTACTTTACCATTCTGAAACAGTTAACCGATTAATGAGAATGGTGAAGGAGTTTTTGAATTcattttgaaagaaatatcCACGTctaattaaacaaattctaCAATACAACAAATGCTTCATaacgaaattgaaaataaatatctataaatttgccaatctcctaaatttgagtaatttagcaaaattgaaaaatttaagttttttaatgggaatttgttgcaatgagtttcttttcactcaaataatgctttaaattaaaaaaagaataaaaaatgagaaattttttttaaaaaattttcaactcgaaaatttaataaggggtaccccttgctatttttttgagaaattttgcaaaaaaaatcaaattgatttattttaatgccaattggttgcaatgggtttcttttcactcaaataatgttttaaatagaaaaaagaataaaaaaatagaaaaaaattctaaaaaattgaaaatttcctaaggctatagggctttttttgagtaatttagctaaatttaaaaaattgatttattttaatgcgaatttgtcaTGCAGGAAAGACTTTTTTATATCTCTTCCCCCTTTTGATCGTTTGTACTCCTGACCTATTATCCTTTGTATGTTTGCAATCTGGTTCAGATTAGTTAATAAAAATCACATTAGTATCAATGCATCTGTAGGCCATGCTCCATCCTGTCTAGCTTATGTTTCGGTTCAGTGTGTGAAAGTGAACCCCCGTCGGGTATGGTCAGAAATAGGATTAACTCCACTCGCCAAAGATCGATCAAGTAGGCGACGGCAGCTCCCCCACTGCACTGTTGTGCTCCCCTCATTAGCCTCATGTGACAGTCGTACGTGCACCCGCGTTCGGTACGGTGgttttgatttatgttttcattagatcaaatcgattgcaatttTCGATCCcggagtgcgtgtgtgtgtgtgtgttctattTGTGGCCGGAGTTAGTGTCCCTGGGCAAATTGAACGTAGTGCCAACGCCGTGCAGGTGCCGCTTTTGgctaaacaaacgaaagcCAATACAATCCCATCGAAAGTCGACGCCGGCGGGGTGTGttccgttctttttttttggtctccaAGTGAAGGGCAACCTGCGTAATGTCCGAGGCGTGGCCTGGCGTGGTTTGGTACCGATTCGGCGTGTGCGTATACGCACCGGTAAGGTCGTGCGAAAAACAACCCGACGGAGGTGACAAACGGCAAACGTTTGAACGGTAATTGGGTATTTTTAAGGTTAGGGTGTTCTAGAGTGACGCTTGAAAACAAAGTGCCTACAGAGCTACGGTAAGTGGGATATCGTAATGTAAGATTTCGGTTTCGGctcttaattaattaatactcCTTCTGTGTTTGCAAACAGGCTTCCCTAAGCACCGCGGTTGATGCCCACTTAAAAGTGACGCTGTGCTCTGAAGGGCACACTCGGTTGGATCACTTTACCCCGATTAGCTGCGATTATGGTGTTAAATTATCTTCCTCCTCATCCACAACGCATCGCGTTCATTAGCAGATCGATCGATCTGCTGAACGAGATCTACTTTGCCGATTGTGATGGGTTTGTTAAACGAACGCGCCGGCGACTGAATGGGGCCGGTGAGTATGCGAAAAGAGGCATAAAATTGGGCGATTACGTCGCCGGAATGCCGGTACGAAGGATGCAGTATTACTATTTGATAACTTAATATGTAATCGAATTAAAACCGGGCCCACAGAAACTTACCTCGCAACCAGATCCGTTGCGGCTCACGCTTACGGGTGGGTGAAATTGGGTTTGGTCAGAGAAAATAGGCAATAAGACAATACACCGCAACCCCGTACCGCGAAGCGATCTGGCATCATGTTTAGATGAACCGTTTCTTCATTACTCAATCCGGCCCGGTTCTTCCAATGCGGCGTTCCATTTCTTGCGTGATCTGTGCCAAAAAGGGAGGTCCGGTGGAAGAGATCGTGATTTATGAGGTCACTGTCAGGCGTTGGCAGGTCGGATCTCGATCTCGCGTTTGCAATCGATCGGGTGTTCGTTCTCGAGATATGATATTTTATATTGCAGCTCATGCCACACTTGTACCACACAATTAACCCTTACAGTGCGGGTGGATGATGGATGGCTTAATGCCCCCCCGGGGGTGTATGGTGTTGTTTAAAATGGACCCACTGTCGCGGCAGCgaactaaaacaaacatagTATGAGATGGTATTTATGGGAAGTGAAgtatgatttatgtttttctttgcgttaTCTAGTGGAAGATCGGACACGAGTTGCATTTTTCTGCTAGGCAAATAATGTGTAGCAAAACAGTTGAAGGGCTAGGTCGATTTTGCGCATGATAATGAGTTTGGGTTACGAAGTGGGACTGTGGAATGTGTTGACGAATTTACATGATCTCAGTTTATTCATTAAAGTTTAGAGGAGTACAAGCCCAAGGAGGACGATAGACCAAAACCGCGAAATATCCTGATAGAAGATAGAAGAAAGATTGTTTAGAAGAAGTCATTAAACGCCTTTCCGTCGTCTagtgtgaaacaattttaaatagtTCCTACAGGACAAAAACAACCGATCGTTAATAATATTGTTAAAACCGTCTTTCAACTAATCAATGTTGTACAATTTATCGTGTTGCTCttgaagaggttttttttgttgttgcttttgctcaCAACACATGTTTATAACCAACCAACCCCAATCTAGATTGATTTTGTTCAAGGATCTCGATTTCGATTATCTCGTTGCTTGTCTCCTGTTCTGCGGTGCAGTTAGCAACAGATGTATCGGTCAGTATGTAATTTTACCTTTAACATGATCTATAATGCGAAATTAAGTGAAACCCGGCACGTTTTCGAAATGCGTTTGCCTGCTATTAAGACAGATCCCCTGGCACGTTCAAGTGTAGCGGGCGTTGGTTCGTTCGCAATGAAATTATGCAATTTGATTCCCCGGTCCAATTCCCGCCGGTCTTGGATACTGGAATTTGTACACGCTTTGGTCAGAACTTCAGCCCTGGTGCAAGGTGTGGTTGCTGTACGGAAACGCGTGTGAAAGTACCCAAGTGACGGTCCcgtgtggttgttgttgttgttgttatagcgaaaacaattttacacaCCGATAAATTAAGCTCGCTGTAAGCTGTGTCTGCGACCAGCACATGATATGTGCCCTCGTGGGTAACTGGAGCAAGGACACAAAATGTTGGCAATGCGGGAACATGCATATTTCTTTGCTGTTGGACGTTAAAGCATGCAGGCATAAGTTTTGTTGGGTTGGGCTACCGAAACTGTACACTCTTTGCACGGGTAATCACTCGAACAATAATGTCCCCGTGGGATCGGGATAGACTTCCGAGAAACGGCTGTATCCATTGTGTCCCGTTTGTAAAACCCCGAAGGCATGACACAAATGATTTAATGCGcgatttaatatttcaatcttttcaattttcccgaCCACTTGGTGGTGGTGTACA
The DNA window shown above is from Anopheles funestus chromosome 3RL, idAnoFuneDA-416_04, whole genome shotgun sequence and carries:
- the LOC125767409 gene encoding odorant receptor 56a-like isoform X2, coding for MELKEEWILPDAVYDNPLLKRTLLGLKYYGLLLGHSQPYKKAHCFRGMVFTVSMVLFNCTQYIDLWQVWGSVSDMTANAATTLLFTTTIFRIIFFYFHRARFNSIIQAAHVGIERILGDGWDDEKDIVTSNVRYLNRLAVVFWCCALVTANMMCVYSLVLYLMYEEPTVNLDGLISNDTIPQQQYPTSILRSWYPAADGKDKHFLEIYLIQLYIMYVGQLIVPSWHMFMVTLMIYGRTECSVLNYRLCFLDLYHAPGPADKPKASVPEHVDNDERRSLIIDCIKRQTNLVAFTRELEQLTRAAVFLDFVVFSVLLCALLFEASMTTSGVQVFIDICYITTMTAILFLYYWHANEIHACADQLSMSAYKSDWYRYDHGTNRMLQIFILYSNRPVKMQAFFISMSLDTFLAILRASYSYFTILKQLTD
- the LOC125767409 gene encoding odorant receptor 56a-like isoform X1, with the protein product MELKEEWILPDAVYDNPLLKRTLLGLKYYGLLLGHSQPYKKAHCFRGMVFTVSMVLFNCTQYIDLWQVWGSVSDMTANAATTLLFTTTIFRIIFFYFHRARFNSIIQAAHVGIERILGDGWDDEKDIVTSNVRYLNRLAVVFWCCALVTANMMCVYSLVLYLMYEEPTVNLDGLISNDTIPQQQYPTSILRSWYPAADGKDKHFLEIYLIQLYIMYVGQLIVPSWHMFMVTLMIYGRTECSVLNYRLCFLDLYHAPGPADKPKASVPEHVDNDERRSLIIDCIKRQTNLVAFTRELEQLTRAAVFLDFVVFSVLLCALLFEASMTTSGVQVFIDICYITTMTAILFLYYWHANEIHACADQLSMSAYKSDWYRYDHGTNRMLQIFILYSNRPVKMQAFFISMSLDTFLAVSSCLFFTDTDTILILIDHSI
- the LOC125767412 gene encoding fumarylacetoacetate hydrolase domain-containing protein 2, with amino-acid sequence MTMIANIALRAGTSSRLSSTIVSVALGNKCSSWNYAQSGSSRRFISQSTSKAMRFVQYRTAATGDKQRLGVLSEDGTQVSDISERYEGDLITFIRSGVSLDEVKAAVSKASPIKVDSVELLAPVTNPQKILCVGLNYSGHCEEQNKPIPKEPMFFSKYATTVVGPYDNVIAHSISDQIDWEVELAVIIGKKAKSVTKANAMDYVFGYTVAQDISARDWQKLRNGGQFLIGKSMDTFCPLGPAAVHKSLVKDPHQLAIKCSVNGVEKQNGSTSELIFRIDDIIERVTQSITLLPGDVILTGTPAGVGMHRKPAEFLKAGDVIDSEIEGLGKIKNKVVADS
- the LOC125767410 gene encoding quinone oxidoreductase-like protein 2; the encoded protein is MFRTITPKIVSKICEISINNSKQSGRFLIRHAHRAAVLREAGKPLVLETVKKIEKLKSDEVRVKVHYCSLNSTDVKIIGGKHAEINVPLPFIPGHEFSGEIVDIGKENPHHFNRGDRVVVMNDLQDPNGGLISEAVVKNRDVWTVPQSVPLREMAVLPYGHGTALLTFALHCNLKENDLIIITAGPGGMGLAAIDLAVSVYKATVIAVCDTESSSDLVREKGAHKVVSMTKNNFTKLYKNVKDAMGDKKAKVAYDAVGKGLLHLLADFVDPTNGQLISVDPFFNASKFPTELPEFERPKRKEKDEKPEEVEGKAKLIKNVRHFDLYEYPDVDTYRQMISDTIEMRSEGMIAGHISKIFPLAKIHQAIEFVQQKQCTGKVLIDVQCPDEDDCADAKEKKAKSKQEGGEKKKSKD